Proteins found in one Nostoc sp. NIES-3756 genomic segment:
- a CDS encoding acyl-CoA dehydrogenase family protein: MVLNATQPKDYIDIAEALSKELSQTAVDRDIQAGVPEEEINKLRESGLLSLVIPKQYGGIGATWIDALKVVRKLSKADGSIGQLYGNHLNLTALGHVSGTPEQKEKYYRETAKNNLFWANAINTRDTRLKIISDGENYRLNGVKSFATGVALADLRVFSAVQDGVEIPFFFIIPKDREGLVSNQDWENFGQRRTDSSSFTFDNVLVYKDEILGPPSPLDNAFATFLGIIAQLTKVNVYLGITKGAFAAAREYTQTNTKPWITSGVESATQDPYILYHYGELWVELQAAIGLADKAAQQVQAAWEKDVALTPEERGEVAIAVSAAKALATRVGIDITNRIFEVTGTRATATKYGFDRYWRDLRTFTLHDPVDYKLRDIGNWVLNNELPVVTQYS, encoded by the coding sequence ATGGTACTTAATGCTACGCAACCAAAAGATTATATTGATATAGCAGAAGCCTTATCTAAGGAACTATCTCAAACAGCAGTTGACCGAGATATTCAAGCTGGAGTTCCCGAAGAAGAGATTAATAAATTACGTGAAAGTGGTTTGTTATCTTTAGTTATACCCAAGCAATATGGTGGAATTGGTGCAACTTGGATTGATGCTTTAAAAGTAGTAAGAAAGTTATCAAAAGCTGATGGCTCAATTGGTCAGTTGTATGGTAATCACCTCAATTTAACAGCTTTGGGTCATGTTTCTGGAACTCCAGAACAGAAGGAAAAATATTATCGAGAAACTGCTAAAAATAATTTATTTTGGGCAAATGCAATTAACACACGGGATACAAGATTAAAAATTATATCTGATGGGGAAAATTACCGTTTAAATGGCGTAAAAAGCTTTGCAACAGGAGTTGCGCTGGCTGATTTGCGGGTCTTTTCTGCTGTACAAGATGGTGTAGAAATACCATTCTTTTTTATCATTCCTAAAGACAGAGAAGGGTTAGTTTCTAATCAAGATTGGGAGAACTTTGGTCAACGTCGGACTGACAGTAGTAGTTTTACTTTTGATAATGTCTTAGTTTACAAAGATGAAATTTTAGGGCCACCCAGTCCCCTTGATAATGCTTTTGCAACTTTTTTGGGAATTATTGCCCAATTAACCAAAGTTAACGTTTATTTGGGAATTACCAAAGGGGCTTTTGCGGCGGCGCGGGAGTATACACAAACAAATACTAAACCTTGGATTACTTCTGGTGTGGAAAGTGCTACACAAGACCCATATATTCTGTATCATTACGGTGAATTGTGGGTAGAATTACAAGCCGCTATTGGTTTAGCTGACAAAGCCGCCCAACAGGTGCAAGCAGCTTGGGAAAAGGATGTGGCGCTGACCCCAGAAGAAAGGGGAGAAGTGGCGATCGCAGTTTCTGCCGCCAAAGCCCTAGCCACTCGCGTAGGTATAGATATTACCAACCGCATTTTTGAAGTCACAGGCACACGCGCCACAGCCACTAAGTATGGCTTTGACCGCTATTGGCGCGACTTACGCACCTTCACCCTCCACGACCCCGTAGACTACAAACTCAGAGATATAGGCAATTGGGTTCTCAACAATGAATTGCCTGTAGTGACTCAGTATTCTTAA
- a CDS encoding aliphatic sulfonate ABC transporter substrate-binding protein has protein sequence MSFSKPKFQFKKGLKTTRRSLLFMLGYGLVLSTTLSSCNQAEQTTQQPTSTTTAVSNEQPKTDKVVRIVRSKQLSALAILEKQGSLEKRLATLGYKVEWAEFAAGPQQLEALNANGLDIASTAESPPIFSQAAGAPLVYLATTRPSGKAVSLVVPTNSPIKSVADLKGKKVAFQKASIGHYLLVRALESAGLKLTDVQSVFLPPPDANVAFSQNKVDGWFIWEPFVTRNVQNKVGRVLVDGGSLRDTGNFYSTSRQFYQANPEAIKIFLEELEKAELWTKDHPKEVAQLLAPITQLDASTLEIMHEKYDYGLLPITEQVINKQQEVADKWYSLGLIPKKVNVRDGFLTPEEYTKITPSDVIARSSASTK, from the coding sequence ATGTCTTTCTCAAAACCAAAATTTCAATTTAAAAAAGGTTTAAAAACAACACGCCGTTCGTTGTTGTTTATGTTGGGTTATGGCTTAGTGTTATCAACTACGTTATCAAGTTGCAACCAAGCCGAGCAAACAACTCAACAGCCAACATCTACAACTACTGCTGTTAGTAACGAACAACCAAAGACAGACAAAGTAGTAAGAATAGTTCGTTCTAAACAACTTTCTGCTTTGGCAATTTTAGAAAAACAAGGTTCTTTAGAAAAAAGATTAGCAACTTTAGGTTATAAAGTTGAGTGGGCTGAGTTTGCAGCCGGGCCGCAACAATTGGAAGCCCTTAATGCTAACGGACTTGATATTGCTTCCACAGCAGAATCTCCTCCTATTTTTTCGCAAGCCGCAGGTGCGCCCCTTGTTTATCTAGCCACCACCCGTCCCAGTGGTAAAGCAGTTTCACTTGTAGTGCCGACAAATTCTCCTATTAAAAGCGTTGCTGATTTAAAAGGCAAAAAAGTAGCTTTCCAAAAAGCATCAATTGGACATTACCTATTAGTCAGGGCTTTAGAAAGTGCTGGTTTAAAACTAACTGATGTACAGTCAGTTTTTTTACCTCCTCCAGATGCGAATGTAGCATTTAGTCAGAATAAGGTAGATGGTTGGTTTATTTGGGAGCCATTTGTTACCAGAAATGTACAAAATAAAGTAGGTCGGGTTTTAGTAGATGGCGGTAGTCTGCGGGATACAGGTAACTTCTACTCAACATCTCGTCAGTTTTATCAAGCAAATCCAGAAGCAATCAAAATATTTTTAGAAGAATTAGAAAAAGCTGAACTCTGGACTAAAGATCACCCGAAAGAAGTGGCACAATTGCTTGCACCTATAACTCAGCTTGATGCGTCCACGCTGGAAATTATGCACGAAAAATATGATTATGGTCTGTTACCAATTACTGAACAAGTAATTAACAAGCAACAAGAAGTAGCTGACAAATGGTACAGTCTGGGACTGATACCGAAGAAGGTGAATGTGAGAGATGGATTTTTAACCCCAGAAGAATACACCAAAATCACTCCTTCAGATGTTATTGCTCGTTCTAGCGCTTCTACAAAATAA
- a CDS encoding 4Fe-4S dicluster domain-containing protein: MIELVSASRCIKCNICVNICPTNVFDRVPDAPPAIARKSDCQTCFMCELYCPVDALYVAPETDLQTSVNEAELAQKGLLGSYRENIGWGLKRGSTAKNDQTFQILKQMR; this comes from the coding sequence GTGATTGAATTGGTCAGTGCGTCGCGGTGTATTAAGTGTAATATCTGCGTAAACATTTGTCCGACCAACGTATTTGACCGTGTACCTGATGCACCGCCAGCGATCGCCCGAAAAAGTGATTGCCAAACTTGCTTTATGTGCGAACTATACTGCCCCGTTGACGCTCTCTATGTAGCACCAGAAACTGATCTGCAAACTTCAGTCAACGAGGCAGAATTAGCACAAAAAGGATTACTCGGAAGTTATCGAGAAAATATTGGCTGGGGGCTAAAACGAGGTTCCACAGCTAAAAATGACCAAACATTTCAAATTCTCAAACAAATGAGATAA
- a CDS encoding class I SAM-dependent methyltransferase: protein MTTIKTLSTYDPTLFEGAAEAYAQYRTKYPPVVFEKLAEIFNLNGQGRLLDLGCGPGLIAIPFREYFEEVVAVDPDPDMIKEAQRQAAAVQANNITWLNQGAELIDSSLGTFKLTTIGRAFHWMERELVLERLYPLLSDDGAIALLNTNENPWESQLPWKQATIGVVKKWLGEQRRTGQRGQGVRKPVDPPHQVVIANSAFARQEVYEVPFEKSWTVSSYLGYLYTTAFALKIFFGDNAPAFEADLKEALLAVEPSGEFTEEIKVTILVAWKL, encoded by the coding sequence ATGACTACAATAAAAACACTTTCAACCTACGACCCGACATTATTTGAGGGTGCTGCTGAGGCTTATGCTCAGTATCGAACCAAGTACCCACCTGTTGTATTTGAAAAATTAGCAGAAATATTTAACCTGAATGGACAAGGACGACTCCTTGATTTAGGTTGTGGGCCTGGACTAATTGCTATTCCTTTCCGAGAGTATTTTGAGGAAGTCGTGGCAGTTGATCCCGATCCAGATATGATCAAAGAAGCTCAACGGCAAGCCGCAGCAGTACAGGCAAATAATATTACTTGGTTGAACCAAGGCGCAGAGCTAATCGACTCTAGTTTAGGCACATTCAAGTTAACCACCATAGGTAGAGCCTTTCACTGGATGGAGAGAGAACTTGTACTTGAGCGTCTCTATCCATTGCTTTCTGATGATGGTGCAATAGCTTTACTCAACACCAACGAAAACCCTTGGGAAAGCCAACTACCTTGGAAACAAGCTACTATTGGGGTTGTGAAAAAGTGGTTGGGTGAACAACGACGCACAGGACAAAGAGGACAAGGTGTTCGTAAACCAGTAGACCCACCTCACCAAGTCGTCATTGCCAATTCAGCTTTTGCCCGTCAAGAAGTATATGAAGTCCCCTTTGAGAAAAGCTGGACAGTCTCCAGCTACCTTGGCTATTTGTATACTACAGCCTTTGCTTTGAAAATTTTCTTTGGTGATAACGCGCCAGCATTTGAAGCCGACTTGAAAGAAGCACTATTAGCCGTCGAGCCTTCTGGAGAGTTCACAGAAGAAATCAAAGTAACAATCTTAGTAGCTTGGAAGCTTTAG
- a CDS encoding ABC transporter substrate-binding protein: MLWFAVGTIGKRQEDNLENSSPPTPSSPSSPLLPTPLKLAACVLLLVTTACSPGKTESAQSVDSNKTSSVSSVATPNQTSTLRIGYVGSAEPTGPLGWAKKTGLLDRELQKLGFRDITFARFANGPNLNESLVAGQVDVGFLGDTPAIVLKARGGETKLLRISQFNTTAWLVTKKNGPLSVADLKGKIVATQKGSYMHRYLLGLLDQQGLSKDVKVVHLLSTEAKPALERGDIAAYAASSDLGVFLKSQGFPVIDSSGNHEGLSGTSLIVATEKFLAQQPDFPQKLNALLTEATKDLKAKSQEYYQYHAQVARYPVEIIKASFPLKQVSEEPFPAEGVKLVEGTKKFLVSQDLAQSDFKLADWIVKK; the protein is encoded by the coding sequence ATGCTGTGGTTTGCAGTAGGAACAATAGGAAAAAGGCAGGAGGATAATTTAGAAAATTCATCTCCCCCCACTCCCTCATCCCCCTCATCTCCTCTACTCCCCACGCCCCTAAAATTAGCTGCTTGCGTCCTACTGCTAGTAACTACAGCTTGTAGTCCTGGCAAAACCGAATCGGCTCAGTCTGTTGATAGCAACAAAACTAGTAGCGTCAGTTCTGTTGCTACTCCTAACCAAACCTCTACACTACGTATAGGTTATGTAGGTAGTGCAGAACCAACAGGGCCATTAGGTTGGGCTAAGAAAACAGGTCTTTTAGACCGAGAATTACAAAAGTTAGGATTTAGAGATATCACTTTTGCACGGTTTGCTAACGGGCCGAATCTTAATGAGTCGTTAGTTGCAGGGCAAGTAGATGTGGGTTTTTTAGGTGATACACCAGCCATAGTTTTAAAAGCTAGAGGTGGAGAAACTAAGTTATTAAGAATCAGCCAATTTAATACTACTGCCTGGTTAGTCACGAAAAAGAATGGCCCGCTCTCCGTTGCTGATTTGAAAGGAAAGATAGTAGCTACGCAAAAAGGCTCCTATATGCACCGCTATCTATTAGGACTTTTGGATCAGCAGGGACTCTCTAAGGATGTTAAGGTTGTTCACTTGTTGAGTACAGAAGCAAAGCCTGCTTTAGAACGTGGTGATATTGCTGCTTATGCTGCTTCTAGTGATCTGGGAGTTTTTCTGAAGTCACAAGGATTTCCGGTAATTGATTCCTCTGGAAATCACGAAGGTCTTTCGGGAACATCGTTAATTGTAGCAACTGAAAAATTTTTGGCTCAACAACCAGATTTTCCGCAGAAATTAAATGCACTACTAACAGAAGCCACCAAAGACTTAAAAGCTAAATCACAAGAGTATTATCAGTATCATGCTCAGGTTGCTAGATACCCTGTAGAGATTATTAAAGCTTCTTTCCCACTCAAGCAAGTGTCTGAAGAACCATTCCCAGCAGAGGGTGTGAAACTTGTAGAAGGGACTAAAAAATTTCTCGTCTCTCAGGATTTAGCTCAGTCAGATTTTAAGCTAGCTGATTGGATAGTGAAGAAATAA
- a CDS encoding FAD-dependent oxidoreductase: MLSKLTTDWEVDLETDVLVIGGGPAGTWAAWSAASRGARVVLVDKGYCGTTGCAAASGNGVWYVPPEPQAREAAMASRESLGGYLAHRQWMRRVLDQTYASVNLLAEWGYPFPTDDEGKPYRRSLQGPEYMKLMRRQIKRAGVKILDNSPALELLVDEAGVVAGATGVNRQTNNQWRVCSLAVVIATGGCAFLSKALGCNVLTGDGYLMAAEAGAEMSGMEFSNAYGISPAFSSVTKTLFYNWATFTYEDGTPIPGAGSQRGRSLIAKTLLEQPVYAIIDKAAEEMRSSMRLAQPNFFLPFDRAGIDPFTQRFPVTLRLEGTVRGTGGIRIIDETCATSVKGLYAAGDAATRELICGGFTGGGSHNAAWAISSGYWSGESAAEFAKTWGSKGNQRQVQGVGEAAFQPRSEHPHTLATDEVIQAVQAEVFPYDRNLFRTEQGLSDSLGRLDYLWQEVRDSQVENKQLIRAREAAAMVATARWMYNSALERKETRGMHKHQDYPQQDTNQQHHLISGGLDHVWVKSQPIENTEKTLVGVISNS; encoded by the coding sequence ATGCTGAGTAAGTTAACAACTGATTGGGAAGTGGATCTAGAAACAGATGTGCTAGTGATTGGGGGTGGCCCGGCTGGCACATGGGCAGCGTGGAGCGCAGCATCTAGAGGTGCAAGAGTTGTATTAGTAGATAAAGGTTACTGTGGTACAACAGGATGTGCAGCTGCGTCGGGTAATGGGGTTTGGTATGTACCACCGGAACCCCAAGCAAGAGAAGCAGCAATGGCAAGCCGGGAATCCTTGGGGGGATACTTGGCGCATCGCCAATGGATGAGGCGCGTACTAGATCAGACTTATGCCAGCGTTAACCTTTTAGCAGAGTGGGGTTATCCCTTCCCTACAGATGATGAGGGTAAACCTTATCGGCGAAGCTTGCAAGGCCCAGAGTACATGAAACTGATGCGGCGGCAAATTAAAAGAGCAGGCGTGAAAATTTTAGATAATAGCCCTGCTTTAGAACTTTTGGTCGATGAAGCCGGAGTCGTCGCAGGTGCAACAGGAGTCAACCGCCAGACAAATAACCAGTGGCGTGTATGCTCATTAGCTGTAGTCATTGCCACTGGTGGCTGTGCATTCCTGAGCAAAGCGTTAGGATGTAACGTCCTAACAGGGGATGGTTACTTGATGGCGGCGGAAGCAGGTGCCGAAATGTCGGGGATGGAGTTTTCCAACGCTTACGGCATCTCTCCTGCCTTTTCTTCAGTAACAAAAACCCTGTTTTACAACTGGGCAACCTTTACCTACGAAGATGGTACACCCATTCCCGGTGCAGGTTCCCAACGTGGGCGATCGCTAATTGCCAAAACATTACTCGAACAGCCAGTTTACGCCATCATCGACAAAGCCGCCGAAGAAATGCGCTCATCAATGCGACTAGCCCAGCCTAACTTCTTCCTACCCTTCGACCGAGCAGGCATAGATCCCTTTACCCAACGATTCCCTGTCACCTTACGCTTAGAAGGGACAGTACGCGGCACAGGTGGTATCAGAATTATTGATGAAACCTGTGCAACCTCCGTCAAAGGCCTCTATGCAGCCGGAGATGCAGCCACAAGAGAATTGATTTGTGGCGGTTTTACGGGTGGTGGAAGCCACAATGCAGCTTGGGCAATTTCTTCTGGTTACTGGTCTGGTGAATCTGCGGCAGAGTTCGCCAAAACCTGGGGAAGTAAAGGCAATCAACGTCAAGTCCAAGGAGTAGGCGAAGCCGCATTTCAACCCAGATCCGAACATCCCCATACTTTAGCTACCGATGAAGTTATTCAAGCCGTACAAGCTGAAGTGTTCCCATATGACCGCAACCTATTCCGCACAGAGCAAGGCTTATCAGATTCACTAGGTAGACTAGATTATCTCTGGCAAGAAGTTCGAGATAGTCAAGTAGAGAATAAACAGCTAATCAGAGCTAGAGAAGCGGCGGCAATGGTGGCTACAGCACGGTGGATGTACAACAGCGCCTTAGAACGCAAAGAAACTCGTGGAATGCACAAACACCAAGACTATCCCCAACAAGATACAAACCAACAACATCACCTAATTAGTGGTGGTTTAGATCATGTGTGGGTGAAATCACAACCAATTGAGAACACAGAAAAAACTCTAGTAGGTGTAATTTCTAATTCGTAA